In the genome of Cyprinus carpio isolate SPL01 unplaced genomic scaffold, ASM1834038v1 S000006746, whole genome shotgun sequence, one region contains:
- the LOC109090546 gene encoding C-C chemokine receptor type 4-like, whose product MTETYTESMNTTTFDYYETETCTTTDLQMNTDLKAAIFYMVFGLGLIGNITILWVLLKIMHMKNMTNLCLLNLALSDLLMVLSLPSWALYVQGHYIKANEMCKAMAGTYQVGFYSGILFVTLMSVDRYLVIVHAVAVLGAKMLRYGIIVSLIIWMVSICAALPEAIFAAMVTEDSITSCQRVYPAGSAQKWKLFRNFGENTVGLFISLPTLTYCYIRVLMVVKKTKNSKKERAIKLILGIVIVFVVFWVPYNVVVFLKTLQEFGILTSCEAYRHISMAMDLTETIALTHCCVNPVIYAFVGEKFRKCLASMFSRYLVCVKTYQLTSTQSKVSENETSNTAVFFTSTKSTKV is encoded by the exons ATGACTGAAACATATACAGAGAG CATGAATACAACAACATTTGATTACTACGAAACAGAAACCTGCACGACTACAGATTTACAGATGAATACAGATCTCAAGGCTGCCATTTTCTACATGGTTTTTGGACTTGGCCTTATTGGCAACATCACCATCTTATGGGTCCTCTTGAAAATCATGCACATGAAAAATATGACAAATCTCTGCCTGCTCAATCTCGCTCTGTCAGACCTACTAATGGTCCTCTCACTGCCCTCCTGGGCTCTCTATGTTCAGGGCCATTACATAAAGGCCAATGAGATGTGTAAAGCAATGGCGGGTACATACCAAGTGGGATTTTACAGTGGAATCTTATTTGTTACCCTGATGAGCGTGGATCGCTACTTGGTCATCGTACATGCTGTTGCAGTGCTGGGAGCGAAAATGCTGCGTTACGGAATTATAGTTAGTCTCATTATTTGGATGGTTTCAATCTGTGCTGCCCTTCCAGAGGCCATCTTTGCAGCAATGGTCACAGAGGACAGTATCACCAGCTGTCAGAGAGTTTATCCTGCTGGGTCAGCCCAAAAGTGGAAGCTCTTCCGTAACTTTGGTGAAAATACAGTAGGACTGTTCATCTCTTTGCCCACTTTAACCTACTGCTACATCAGGGTACTAATGGttgtgaaaaagacaaaaaactcaaaaaaggAACGGGCCATAAAGCTCATCTTAGGCATTGTCATCGTGTTTGTGGTTTTCTGGGTGCCCTACAATGTGGTGGTGTTCCTGAAAACCTTGCAGGAGTTTGGCATTCTAACTAGCTGTGAGGCTTATCGTCATATCAGCATGGCCATGGACTTGACAGAGACAATCGCACTTACTCACTGCTGTGTAAATCCCGTCATTTATGCTTTTGTTGGAGAAAAGTTCAGGAAATGCCTAGCAAGTATGTTTTCAAGATATCTTGTGTGTGTGAAGACCTACCAATTGACATCTACACAATCCAAAGTTTCAGAGAATGAAACTTCcaacacagctgttttttttacaTCTACCAAAAGTACAAAAGTTTAG
- the LOC109090545 gene encoding C-C chemokine receptor type 2-like — protein sequence MTEDPGTVAATTSDYSDYFESTDDYGSPCNNGNTKAFSEVFLPTLYSLVFILGFIGNGLVVWVLIRYRQKSNMTDVCLFNLALSDLLFLVSLPFWAQSAIDEWVFGKFMCHFITGLFTLGLYGSIFFMVLMTLDRYVVIVHAHSIFSRNRSVKMGLVLASFVWMLSLFVSLPNIIFAQSKHETNTKASCKSEFPKDTAWMSFTYLKMNLLTLIIPLIIMSFCYSRIIPTLLSIKSQKRHKVVRLILAVVVVYFLFWTPYNIVVFLMYLQKHGYLLACEWHTSLSLAMQWVETIALSHCCLNPIIYAFAGQKFRRAVLKVLKEQFPLCFNQCATFSQQLSERRSSVFSKSTEYSSTQIA from the exons ATGACAGAGGACCCAGGAACTGTGGCTG CTACAACATCAGATTACAGTGATTACTTTGAGAGTACTGATGACTATGGATCACCATGCAACAATGGAAACACAAAGGCCTTCAGTGAGGTTTTCCTTCCAACCCTGTACAGCTTAGTTTTCATACTTGGCTTCATCGGAAATGGACTGGTAGTGTGGGTCCTGATCAGATACCGTCAAAAATCCAACATGACAGATGTGTGCCTCTTCAACCTAGCCCTATCTGACCTACTCTTTCTTGTGTCACTCCCTTTTTGGGCTCAAAGTGCCATTGATGAGTGGGTTTTTGGCAAATTCATGTGTCATTTCATAACAGGTCTCTTCACGTTGGGTCTGTACGGTAGCATATTCTTCATGGTCCTTATGACACTGGATCGCTATGTTGTCATCGTCCATGCCCATAGTATCTTTTCCAGAAATCGGTCTGTAAAAATGGGTTTGGTTCTGGCCTCATTTGTATGGATGCTCAGTCTGTTTGTATCCCTCCCTAATATTATTTTTGCCCAATCGAAACATGAGACAAACACCAAAGCATcatgcaaatctgaatttcctAAGGATACAGCCTGGATGTCATTTACTTATCTTAAGATGAACCTCCTGACCTTGATCATCCCTCTGATTATTATGAGCTTTTGCTATTCCCGGATCATCCCTACTCTGCTCagcataaaatcacaaaaaaggcACAAAGTCGTCAGACTCATCTTGGCTGTGGTGGTAGTTTATTTCCTCTTCTGGACTCCATACAACATTGTCGTGTTTCTTATGTACCTGCAGAAGCATGGCTATTTGCTTGCTTGTGAGTGGCATACTAGTTTAAGCCTTGCCATGCAGTGGGTGGAAACAATCGCCTTAAGCCACTGTTGCCTCAACCCTATCATCTATGCCTTTGCCGGACAGAAGTTCAGAAGAGCAGTTCTTAAAGTcctaaaagagcagtttccatTGTGCTTTAACCAATGCGCCACTTTCTCTCAACAGTTATCTGAACGTAGAAGTTCAGTCTTCAGCAAATCTACTGAATATTCTTCCACACAGATTGCATAG